One window of the Archangium primigenium genome contains the following:
- a CDS encoding DNA-methyltransferase → MPHYRLTDDDAVDWLRSLPAGSADLVITDPAYESLEKHRAVGTTTRLKQGKGSSNPWFPIFPNTRFPALFQALWRVLKRDAHLYLFCDAETMFVARPVAEAAGFRFWKPLIWDKQHIGMGYHYRARYECILFFEKGRRRLSDLGVADVLSVPRVHRGYPTEKPVALSEVLIRQSSAPGDTVVDPFMGSGSVGVAAARLGRDFLGTDIHPRARALTEERLRLAGALPQLPQTRSDDDLLRALGG, encoded by the coding sequence ATGCCCCACTACCGCCTGACCGATGACGATGCCGTCGACTGGCTCCGCTCCCTGCCCGCGGGCTCGGCGGATCTGGTCATCACGGATCCCGCCTACGAATCGCTTGAGAAGCACCGGGCGGTGGGCACCACCACGCGGCTCAAGCAGGGCAAGGGCTCGAGCAACCCCTGGTTCCCCATCTTCCCCAACACGCGCTTCCCGGCGCTCTTCCAGGCGCTGTGGCGGGTGCTCAAGCGCGACGCGCACCTCTATCTGTTCTGTGACGCGGAGACGATGTTCGTGGCCCGGCCGGTGGCGGAGGCCGCGGGCTTCCGCTTCTGGAAGCCGCTCATCTGGGACAAGCAGCACATCGGCATGGGCTACCACTACCGGGCGCGCTACGAGTGCATCCTCTTCTTCGAGAAGGGCCGGCGGCGGCTGAGCGACCTGGGGGTGGCGGACGTGCTGAGCGTGCCGCGGGTGCACCGGGGCTACCCCACGGAGAAGCCCGTGGCGCTCAGCGAGGTACTCATCCGCCAGAGCAGCGCGCCGGGGGACACGGTGGTGGACCCCTTCATGGGCTCGGGCTCGGTGGGGGTGGCGGCGGCGCGGCTGGGCCGGGACTTCCTCGGCACGGACATCCACCCGCGGGCGCGCGCGCTCACCGAGGAGCGCCTGCGGCTGGCGGGCGCCCTGCCCCAGCTGCCCCAGACCCGGAGCGATGACGACCTGCTCCGGGCCCTGGGCGGCTAG